A single genomic interval of Porphyromonas sp. oral taxon 275 harbors:
- a CDS encoding DUF4286 family protein, producing MVLYNTTFVMAPSTVGEFIEFMRTHYLPVLERAGGVEGLRLHRVLSEDGDVDSESYALHFYVPSGYHLQELLSDHGLGLAQRLVDTFGERVLGFSTILEEVSLELTTSPLVH from the coding sequence ATGGTACTCTACAATACGACCTTCGTCATGGCGCCCTCCACGGTGGGCGAGTTCATCGAGTTTATGCGTACGCACTACCTGCCCGTGCTGGAGCGCGCGGGGGGGGTGGAGGGGCTGCGCCTGCACCGCGTCCTCAGTGAGGACGGCGATGTGGATAGTGAGAGCTATGCCCTGCACTTCTACGTGCCGAGCGGCTACCACCTCCAGGAGCTGCTCTCGGATCATGGCTTGGGGCTAGCGCAGCGCCTGGTGGATACCTTCGGCGAGCGTGTCCTGGGCTTCAGCACCATCCTTGAGGAGGTCTCCCTCGAGCTGACCACTTCGCCTCTAGTGCACTGA
- the ruvC gene encoding crossover junction endodeoxyribonuclease RuvC has translation MPQHERIIMGIDPGTIVMGYGLIVVRGQEARLLAMGVIKLDKYEDHYLRLKRIYDRVLSLVDEFHPDELAIEAPFFGKNVQSMLKLGRAQGVAMAAALARDLPITEYVPMRIKQAITGRGAASKEQVAGMLQRYLKIPQADMPRELDATDGLAAALCHHFLTSSPLQRASAGAAKNWADFVKQNPERVKR, from the coding sequence ATGCCCCAGCACGAACGCATCATCATGGGCATTGACCCAGGTACCATCGTGATGGGCTACGGCCTGATCGTGGTGCGTGGGCAGGAGGCGCGGCTGCTGGCCATGGGCGTCATCAAGCTCGACAAGTACGAGGATCACTACCTGCGTCTCAAGCGGATCTACGACCGTGTGCTCTCGCTCGTGGATGAGTTCCACCCCGATGAGCTCGCCATCGAAGCCCCCTTCTTCGGGAAGAACGTGCAGAGTATGCTCAAGCTCGGCCGTGCGCAGGGCGTAGCTATGGCCGCGGCGCTGGCGCGTGACCTCCCGATCACCGAGTACGTCCCGATGCGTATCAAGCAGGCCATCACGGGCCGCGGTGCGGCCTCCAAGGAGCAGGTGGCCGGCATGCTGCAGCGCTACCTCAAGATCCCCCAGGCCGATATGCCGCGCGAGCTTGATGCCACGGACGGCCTCGCGGCTGCCCTTTGCCATCACTTCCTCACCTCCTCGCCGCTGCAGCGCGCCTCGGCGGGTGCGGCCAAGAACTGGGCGGACTTCGTCAAGCAGAACCCTGAGCGCGTCAAGCGCTAA
- a CDS encoding DUF4105 domain-containing protein has protein sequence MHRLYKGRAEGRGLGYQRVLLQVALSLYLVLSLLLPASAQSLGTSSTQGLPAQLSSEAQVSFLAAAPSAEASYTLYGHAGLRVLDAVQGLDVTFNYGIFNFDDDFTIRFTQGKTDYLVVPMPTEAYLAEYLSRGAVREVTLLTDSLQRAQLWARLLDNIRPENATYRYNAFRNNCSTRPIDLYLETLPGYDPKQGAPSFYYVDPADSVPPRSWRSVINELEAPSPWLVFGTDLAMGRELDELMTLRDQFFIPLTAAELLTKLFVCYPTAEGPRKIRPVLSARWLEAPEGVTPPPAPAEDSFWSELLAPLPVFSLLLIASLGHFILRFQRRRLPGITEGLIFLLAGLAGTLLCFIVFVSEHPMTSPNVAVLALNPLYLASFVLQLGGGRWMWLRRMIYRAELVLLLLCPLLAYLTGQTLHPAMYLLIAALALWILARLLYLMPRPRLEVDPR, from the coding sequence ATGCATCGATTATACAAGGGGCGCGCCGAGGGGCGCGGCTTGGGCTACCAGCGCGTACTGCTGCAGGTGGCCCTATCGCTGTATCTAGTGCTCAGCCTGCTGCTCCCTGCCTCGGCTCAGAGCCTAGGGACCAGCAGCACGCAGGGACTGCCCGCGCAGCTGAGCTCAGAGGCTCAGGTGAGCTTCCTAGCCGCCGCACCGAGTGCCGAGGCCTCCTATACGCTCTACGGCCATGCTGGCCTGCGCGTGCTGGACGCCGTGCAGGGGCTGGATGTGACCTTCAACTACGGGATCTTCAACTTCGACGACGACTTCACCATCCGCTTTACCCAGGGTAAGACGGACTACCTCGTCGTCCCCATGCCCACCGAGGCCTATCTAGCGGAATACCTCAGCCGCGGCGCCGTGCGCGAGGTGACACTCCTCACCGATAGCCTGCAGCGTGCCCAGCTGTGGGCGCGCCTTCTGGATAACATCCGTCCCGAGAACGCTACCTATCGCTACAATGCCTTCCGCAACAACTGCAGCACCCGCCCCATAGATCTCTATCTGGAGACGCTCCCCGGCTATGACCCGAAGCAGGGAGCCCCCTCCTTCTACTACGTCGATCCCGCCGATAGCGTGCCGCCCCGCAGCTGGCGCAGCGTGATCAACGAGCTGGAGGCCCCTTCGCCCTGGCTCGTCTTCGGCACGGACCTAGCGATGGGACGTGAGCTGGATGAGCTGATGACGCTGCGGGATCAGTTCTTCATCCCGCTGACGGCTGCCGAGCTGCTGACCAAGCTCTTCGTCTGCTACCCTACGGCCGAGGGTCCGCGCAAGATCCGCCCCGTGCTCTCAGCCCGCTGGCTGGAGGCGCCCGAGGGGGTGACTCCGCCGCCTGCGCCCGCCGAGGACTCCTTCTGGTCGGAGCTCCTAGCACCGCTGCCCGTCTTCAGTCTTCTGCTCATCGCCTCGCTGGGGCACTTCATCCTACGCTTTCAGCGTCGTCGTCTCCCTGGGATCACGGAGGGGCTGATCTTCCTCCTAGCAGGCCTTGCGGGTACGCTCCTTTGCTTCATCGTCTTCGTCTCGGAGCATCCGATGACCTCCCCCAATGTGGCGGTACTGGCGCTGAATCCCCTTTATCTTGCCTCTTTCGTCCTGCAGCTAGGCGGGGGGCGCTGGATGTGGCTGCGGCGCATGATCTATCGCGCGGAGCTTGTCCTGCTCCTGCTCTGCCCGCTGCTGGCCTACCTCACGGGGCAGACGCTCCACCCCGCTATGTACCTCCTCATCGCGGCCCTCGCGCTGTGGATCCTGGCGCGCCTGCTGTACCTCATGCCTCGCCCACGCCTCGAGGTGGACCCTAGATAA
- a CDS encoding alkaline phosphatase family protein, producing MSKFLSPLEQRSMRYLMTSLLALVALQQGLRAEELPRLVVYITVEDLRTDYLEQLQPLLGSGGLGRLMHEGKVYPRLSYPLAELNRASATATLHTGAYPATHGVERPVVWLPHAGRVQELFHDTNYQGNYTRDSYSPKALLVQTLGDRMKEASGGSSIVYSLSADAATAIAAGGWTANGAYWLDGRMAAWSSSSYYERMPATLEAYNRSSDGPNKRLVSGQLAWSPLSRYTSPAESWSDWGRSFTHRYPSGDAQAFKRSALANEEVTRLALKLIDQGGYAESKTPGLLALSYSLDVAPEGQTSELSSEEVDAYVRLDRDLASIVSELERKLGRGRCLIALTGTGYSHYRRPRPKALEAHSGRFSAKKGAALLNLYLSALHGQGSWVERCADGRLYLNKKLAESRKLSLTSLQDESAAFLAEMEGVGSAVAGARLMQGAAGERALALRRAVHTRYQADVYWSLLPGWEVEESADSPNLWLQALSVDTPCILWGAGLTPKTFDYPILAAPDVVKAIARVLRIRPPNAAY from the coding sequence ATGAGTAAGTTCCTCTCTCCCCTAGAGCAGCGCAGCATGCGCTACCTGATGACCTCGCTGCTGGCGCTCGTGGCCCTGCAGCAGGGACTGCGTGCCGAGGAGCTCCCTCGGCTCGTGGTCTACATCACGGTAGAGGATCTACGCACCGACTACCTCGAGCAGCTGCAGCCGCTGCTGGGCTCGGGCGGCCTGGGGCGCCTCATGCACGAGGGCAAGGTCTATCCCCGCCTCAGCTATCCGCTAGCGGAGCTCAATAGAGCCTCCGCCACCGCCACGCTCCATACGGGAGCCTACCCCGCCACGCACGGGGTGGAGCGCCCTGTCGTCTGGCTGCCGCACGCTGGCCGCGTGCAGGAGCTCTTCCACGACACCAATTATCAGGGGAACTACACACGCGACAGCTATTCGCCTAAGGCGCTCTTGGTGCAGACGCTGGGCGACCGCATGAAGGAGGCTTCGGGCGGCTCGAGCATCGTCTACAGCCTCTCCGCCGATGCCGCCACGGCCATCGCTGCGGGCGGCTGGACGGCCAATGGAGCCTACTGGCTGGATGGCCGCATGGCGGCCTGGTCCAGCAGCAGCTACTACGAGCGTATGCCCGCCACGCTGGAGGCCTACAATCGCAGCAGCGACGGCCCCAATAAGCGCCTCGTCTCGGGACAACTCGCTTGGTCGCCCCTCAGCCGCTATACGAGCCCCGCAGAGAGCTGGTCGGACTGGGGGCGTAGCTTCACGCACCGCTATCCCAGCGGGGATGCCCAGGCCTTCAAGCGCAGTGCGCTGGCCAACGAAGAGGTCACGCGCCTGGCGCTCAAGCTCATCGATCAGGGTGGCTATGCCGAGAGCAAGACCCCAGGTCTCCTAGCCCTCTCCTACAGCCTCGACGTAGCCCCCGAGGGGCAGACGAGCGAGCTGAGCAGCGAGGAGGTCGATGCCTACGTGCGCCTCGACCGAGATCTGGCGAGCATCGTCAGCGAGCTGGAGCGCAAGCTCGGCCGTGGGCGCTGCCTCATCGCCCTGACAGGTACAGGCTACAGTCACTACCGCAGGCCACGACCCAAGGCGCTGGAGGCGCATTCGGGGCGCTTCAGTGCCAAGAAGGGCGCGGCGCTGCTGAACCTCTATCTCTCCGCCCTGCATGGTCAGGGCAGCTGGGTAGAGCGCTGCGCCGATGGCCGCCTCTACCTGAATAAGAAGCTCGCTGAGAGCCGCAAGCTCAGCCTCACCTCGCTGCAGGACGAGTCCGCTGCCTTCCTCGCCGAGATGGAGGGCGTAGGCTCGGCCGTCGCTGGCGCGCGCCTCATGCAGGGTGCTGCAGGCGAGCGGGCTCTAGCGCTTCGCCGTGCCGTCCACACCCGCTATCAGGCAGATGTCTACTGGAGTCTGCTGCCCGGCTGGGAGGTCGAGGAGAGCGCCGACAGCCCCAATCTATGGCTGCAGGCCCTCAGTGTCGACACCCCCTGCATCCTCTGGGGAGCAGGGCTCACGCCTAAGACCTTCGACTATCCTATCCTCGCGGCGCCCGACGTCGTCAAGGCCATCGCCCGCGTCCTGAGGATACGCCCGCCCAACGCCGCCTACTAG
- the secA gene encoding preprotein translocase subunit SecA, translating to MGFTDFLSKLFGNKSQRDLKEITPWVERVKVIYPEIDALSHDELRARTAALRQRIQDYVAAERAEVEALKASVEGKDLDAREEIWGKVDKLEKEILDKLELVLDEIHPEAFAIVKSTGRRFAEAPELRVAATDFDRELSVTHDFVRIEGDTAVYQNHWLAGGNEITWDMVHYDVQLFGGTVLHRGKIAEMATGEGKTLVATLPVFLNALTGNGVHVVTVNDYLSKRDSEWMGPLYMFHGLSVDCIDKHRPNTPERRAAYNADITFGTNNEFGFDYLRDNMATSPEDLVQRKHNYAIVDEVDSVLIDDARTPLIISGPVPKGDDQLFEQFLPNVETVVEAQRRLCQQLLIDAKKKIGSDDKKEQEEGYFLLFRSYKGMPKSKPLIKYLSEPGIKTGMLKVEEEYMADNMRQMHIVTDELYFVIDEKQNSIELSDKGIDLLTQGTDDSRFFILPDIASLLAELAAEGLTPEEHAARKEALLADYAVKSERVHTVNQLLKAYTLFEKDDQYVVMDGKVMIVDEQTGRIMDGRRYSDGLHQAIEAKERVHVEAATQTFATITLQNYFRMYHKLSGMTGTAETEAGELWDIYKLDVVVIPTNRPIARHDLNDRIYKTAREKYAAVIEEIVRLVEGGRPVLVGTTSVEISQLLSKMLTLRKIPHNVLNAKLHQKEAEIVAQAGKPGVVTIATNMAGRGTDIKLTPEVKAAGGLAILGTERHESRRVDRQLRGRAGRQGDPGSSVFFVSLEDHLMRLFASDRLSAMMDKMGFQEGEVLEHSMLNKAVERAQKKVEENNFGIRKRLLEYDDVMNSQREVIYKRRRHALMGERIEMDVMNTLYDAGRILVDAHREAEDFDSFSVDVMRTFAIEAPFDADTFRRTKADQLADLLYDAVEAAFQRRAAQIAEQAYPVLHQVYQEQGQVYERIMVPLTDGRLVYNVSCNLRDADASEGRTIMKEFEKSVVLHHIDEAWKEHLREMDELRNSVQNASYENKDPLLVYKLESYELFRQMIEEMNRKTASVLMRVHLNIAPPSDQELRELEIQAAEAQRQIAEQQYREGRDEVGSEAEQEAQRRTPARATHSVGRNDLCPCGSGKKFKHCHGRGL from the coding sequence ATGGGATTTACAGACTTTCTGTCGAAGCTCTTCGGCAACAAATCACAGCGTGACCTCAAGGAGATCACCCCTTGGGTGGAGCGCGTCAAAGTTATTTACCCCGAGATCGACGCCCTCAGCCACGATGAGCTGCGTGCGCGCACGGCGGCCCTTCGCCAGCGCATCCAGGACTATGTCGCCGCCGAGCGTGCCGAGGTAGAGGCGCTCAAGGCCAGCGTCGAGGGCAAGGACCTCGATGCTCGTGAGGAGATCTGGGGCAAGGTAGACAAGCTCGAGAAGGAGATCCTCGACAAGCTGGAGCTCGTCCTCGACGAGATCCACCCCGAGGCCTTCGCCATCGTCAAGAGCACGGGGCGCCGCTTCGCGGAGGCTCCTGAGCTACGTGTAGCGGCTACGGACTTCGACCGCGAGCTCAGCGTGACGCACGACTTCGTCCGTATTGAGGGCGACACGGCCGTCTATCAGAACCACTGGCTCGCTGGGGGCAACGAGATCACCTGGGACATGGTGCACTACGATGTGCAGCTCTTCGGGGGGACGGTACTGCACCGTGGCAAGATCGCCGAGATGGCTACGGGTGAGGGTAAGACGCTGGTGGCGACGCTGCCTGTCTTCCTCAACGCCCTCACGGGGAACGGTGTGCACGTCGTCACCGTCAACGACTACCTCTCCAAGCGCGACTCGGAGTGGATGGGCCCCCTATACATGTTCCACGGTCTTAGCGTCGACTGCATCGACAAGCACCGACCCAATACGCCCGAGCGCCGCGCGGCCTACAACGCTGACATCACCTTCGGGACGAACAATGAGTTCGGCTTCGACTACCTGCGCGACAATATGGCGACCAGCCCCGAGGACCTCGTCCAGCGCAAGCACAACTATGCTATCGTGGACGAAGTGGACTCTGTGCTCATCGACGACGCCCGTACGCCACTGATCATCTCGGGCCCTGTGCCCAAGGGTGACGACCAGCTCTTCGAGCAGTTCCTGCCCAATGTGGAGACCGTCGTCGAGGCGCAGCGCCGCCTCTGCCAGCAGCTCCTCATCGATGCCAAGAAGAAGATCGGGAGCGACGACAAGAAGGAGCAGGAGGAGGGCTACTTCCTACTCTTCCGCTCCTACAAGGGTATGCCCAAGAGCAAGCCCCTCATCAAGTACCTCAGCGAGCCTGGTATCAAGACCGGTATGCTCAAGGTCGAGGAGGAGTACATGGCTGATAACATGCGCCAGATGCATATCGTCACCGATGAGCTCTACTTCGTCATCGACGAGAAGCAGAATAGCATCGAGCTCTCGGACAAGGGGATCGACCTCCTCACGCAGGGCACCGATGACAGCCGCTTCTTCATCCTTCCCGACATCGCTTCGCTGCTGGCCGAGCTCGCTGCCGAGGGCCTCACGCCCGAGGAGCACGCTGCTCGCAAGGAGGCGCTGCTCGCCGACTACGCCGTCAAGAGCGAGCGCGTACACACGGTCAACCAGCTCCTCAAGGCCTACACCCTCTTTGAGAAGGACGACCAGTACGTCGTCATGGACGGCAAGGTGATGATCGTCGACGAGCAGACGGGCCGTATCATGGACGGTCGTCGCTACTCCGACGGGCTGCACCAGGCCATCGAGGCCAAGGAGCGCGTCCACGTGGAGGCCGCCACGCAGACCTTCGCCACGATCACGCTGCAGAACTACTTCCGCATGTATCACAAGCTCTCTGGGATGACCGGGACGGCCGAGACCGAGGCTGGCGAGCTGTGGGACATCTACAAGCTGGACGTCGTCGTCATCCCCACCAACCGCCCCATCGCACGCCACGACCTCAACGATCGTATCTACAAGACGGCTCGTGAGAAGTACGCCGCCGTCATCGAGGAGATCGTCCGCCTCGTAGAAGGTGGACGCCCCGTGCTGGTAGGTACGACCTCGGTCGAGATCTCGCAGCTGCTGAGCAAGATGCTCACCCTGCGCAAGATCCCCCACAATGTCCTCAACGCTAAGCTCCACCAGAAGGAGGCCGAGATCGTCGCCCAGGCAGGTAAGCCCGGCGTGGTGACCATCGCTACCAACATGGCAGGGCGTGGTACCGACATCAAGCTCACGCCCGAGGTCAAGGCCGCAGGTGGGCTGGCGATCCTCGGTACCGAGCGTCACGAGTCGCGCCGTGTAGACCGCCAGCTGCGTGGTCGTGCAGGGCGTCAGGGTGACCCCGGGTCGTCCGTCTTCTTCGTCTCGCTGGAGGACCACCTGATGCGTCTCTTCGCCTCCGACCGTCTCTCGGCGATGATGGACAAGATGGGCTTCCAGGAGGGCGAAGTACTGGAGCACAGCATGCTCAATAAGGCCGTAGAGCGCGCGCAGAAGAAGGTCGAGGAGAATAACTTCGGCATCCGCAAGCGTCTCCTCGAGTACGATGACGTGATGAACTCCCAGCGTGAGGTCATCTACAAGCGTCGTCGCCACGCCCTCATGGGTGAGCGTATCGAGATGGACGTCATGAATACGCTCTACGATGCTGGGCGTATCCTCGTGGACGCACACCGCGAGGCCGAGGACTTCGACAGCTTCAGCGTGGACGTCATGCGTACCTTCGCCATCGAGGCGCCCTTTGACGCGGATACCTTCCGCAGGACCAAGGCCGATCAGCTAGCAGACCTGCTCTACGACGCCGTCGAGGCCGCCTTCCAGCGCCGCGCCGCTCAGATCGCCGAGCAGGCCTACCCTGTGCTCCATCAGGTCTATCAGGAGCAGGGCCAGGTATATGAGCGCATCATGGTACCCCTGACCGATGGCCGCCTCGTCTACAATGTCAGCTGCAACCTCCGCGACGCCGATGCCAGCGAGGGTCGCACGATCATGAAGGAGTTCGAGAAGTCCGTCGTCCTGCACCACATCGATGAGGCGTGGAAGGAGCATCTGCGTGAGATGGACGAGCTGCGCAACTCGGTGCAGAACGCTAGCTATGAGAACAAGGATCCTCTGCTGGTCTACAAGCTCGAGTCCTACGAGCTCTTCCGCCAGATGATCGAGGAGATGAACCGCAAGACGGCCTCCGTGCTGATGCGTGTCCACCTCAACATCGCGCCGCCTAGTGACCAGGAGCTCCGCGAGCTCGAGATCCAGGCAGCGGAGGCCCAGCGACAGATCGCCGAGCAGCAGTACCGCGAGGGACGCGATGAGGTCGGCAGCGAAGCCGAGCAGGAGGCTCAGCGCCGTACGCCTGCCCGCGCTACGCACAGCGTCGGTCGCAATGACCTCTGCCCCTGCGGCAGCGGCAAGAAGTTCAAGCACTGCCACGGTCGTGGCCTCTAG
- a CDS encoding (Fe-S)-binding protein, which yields MRVGLFIPCYVNAIYPHVGIATYRLLTALGHDVVYPLNQTCCGQPMANAGYQYQAKHLARRFEELFEDFEVIVGPSASCVAFVKENYGHILAGEHRCQTPGRVRDVIEFLHDDLKIRSLPSHFPHRVSIHNSCHGVRELHLSTPSERNLPYMNKIRNLLELVDGIEVVEPERIDECCGFGGMYSIEEPEVSVCMGRDKVKDHMSTGAAYITGSDSSCLMHMQGVIDREHYPIQTIHAIEILAANL from the coding sequence ATGAGAGTAGGACTATTCATCCCCTGCTACGTCAATGCTATCTACCCCCACGTCGGGATAGCGACCTATCGGCTACTGACAGCTCTAGGCCATGACGTAGTGTATCCGCTGAACCAGACCTGCTGTGGCCAGCCCATGGCCAATGCGGGCTATCAGTACCAAGCCAAGCACCTTGCGCGACGCTTCGAGGAGCTCTTTGAGGACTTCGAGGTCATCGTCGGCCCCTCGGCCAGCTGTGTCGCCTTCGTCAAGGAGAACTATGGCCATATCCTCGCCGGGGAGCACCGCTGCCAGACCCCTGGCCGCGTGCGCGACGTCATCGAGTTCCTGCACGATGACCTCAAGATCCGCTCCCTGCCCAGCCACTTCCCTCACCGCGTCAGCATCCACAACAGCTGCCACGGGGTACGCGAGCTTCACCTCTCTACGCCCAGTGAGCGCAACCTCCCCTACATGAACAAGATCCGTAACCTCCTCGAGCTCGTCGACGGCATCGAGGTCGTCGAGCCTGAGCGTATCGATGAGTGCTGCGGCTTCGGGGGGATGTACTCGATCGAGGAGCCCGAGGTCAGTGTCTGCATGGGTCGGGACAAGGTCAAGGACCACATGAGTACGGGTGCTGCCTACATCACGGGCAGCGACAGCAGCTGCCTGATGCATATGCAGGGCGTCATTGACCGTGAGCACTATCCTATACAGACCATTCACGCCATCGAAATCCTAGCAGCCAACCTATGA